A part of Drosophila ananassae strain 14024-0371.13 chromosome 2R, ASM1763931v2, whole genome shotgun sequence genomic DNA contains:
- the LOC26515365 gene encoding uncharacterized protein LOC26515365: MLMKFTSLLFIPNWTFKITSLVWIVGQFCGNCSSENSGKCTIDETASYKCLNSEFLKSTFLLKIKSGVQFHPELKGSMVPEYNSDMSACFIDDFKFNPIENFSVCCVYSRERGCHLVVARKLENYIPCGLCRMPEFPNKPGGICPCKELYDTSRPLPLRSSSKISHCSINAFIFGFYVITIIKILFFGI; the protein is encoded by the exons ATGCTAATGAAATTTACGTCACTATTATTTATTCCTAATTGGACCTTCAAAATTACAAGTTTGGta TGGATAGTTGGTCAGTTCTGTGGAAACTGTAGTTCGGAAAATTCCGGTAAATGCACCATTGACGAGACAGCCAGCTACAAGTGCCTCAATTCAGAATTTTTGAAGTCGACCTTCCTTCTGAAAATCAAATCAGGCGTTCAATTTCATCCTGAACTGAAGGGCTCAATGGTTCCCGAATACAATAGTGATATGAGTGCTTGCTTCATAGATGATTTCAAATTCAATCCGA TTGAGAACTTCTCGGTGTGCTGTGTTTATTCTCGCGAAAGGGGCTGCCATTTGGTCGTGGCTAGAAAACTTGAGAACTATATCCCCTGTGGTCTCTGCAGAATGCCGGAATTCCCAAATAAGCCTGGAGGCATTTGTCCTTGCAAGGAGCTATATGATACATCTCGTCCGCTTCCATTACGAAGTTCTTCGAAAATAAGTCACTGTAGCATAAACGCTTTtatatttggattttatgtAATAACTATAATCAAAATATTGTTCTTTGGTATCTAG